In a genomic window of Penaeus vannamei isolate JL-2024 chromosome 10, ASM4276789v1, whole genome shotgun sequence:
- the LOC113827846 gene encoding sulfotransferase 1A1, which produces MELASGHKGVILEGEEWGRQKRDWTGYCKGLVRLEPGRWLFPAPFLKFGDKYYNFKFQPSDVVVMTYSKSGTTWMQEIVWTMRNNPELNHPMTNTHIFARSPFLEMDMIAASSDKPPPLNHPMVQAFFKMCPGKNPLDGLQLQITEVLPAPRTIKTHLPFSLLDPSLLDTSKVVVVVRNPKDVIMSFHHHCRLISLHGYVGSFEEFVQYFVDDDLMYGPYWLHLKEVWEKKDHPNLHLIFYEDLKADTMKELKRLDAFLGTALTEEQLKRVEHHTSFKVMKERAEALGGDNEMFNADVLKNDGGFFRKGQAGDWKGKLTPELEAKVDQYVQKKLGDLQIPFKFS; this is translated from the exons ATGGAGCTGGCGAGTGGGCACAAGGGCGTCATCCTGGAGGGCGAGGAGTGGGGGCGCCAGAAGAGGGACTGGACGGGCTACTGCAAGGGTTTAGTTCGCCTCGAGCCCGGTAGATGGCTCTTCCCGGCGCCTTTCCTCAAGTTCGGGGATAAGTATTATAATTTCAAG TTCCAACCGAGCGACGTGGTGGTGATGACGTACTCGAAGAGCGGCACGACGTGGATGCAGGAGATCGTGTGGACGATGAGGAACAACCCGGAGCTGAACCATCCCATGACCAACACCCACATCTTCGCCCGCTCGCCCTTCCTCGA gATGGACATGATAGCCGCCTCGAGCGACAAGCCGCCCCCCCTCAACCACCCGATGGTGCAGGCCTTCTTCAAGATGTGTCCGGGCAAGAACCCTCTCGACGGACTCCAACTGCAGATCACGGAGGTCCTGCCGGCGCCGAGGACCATCAAGACGCACCTGCCCTTCAGCCTGCTGGACCCGTCGCTGCTGGACACGTCTAAG GTCGTGGTGGTCGTGAGGAACCCGAAAGACGTGATCATGTCCTTCCACCACCACTGCCGCCTCATCAGTCTTCACGGCTACGTTGGGTCCTTCGAGGAGTTCGTCCAGTACTTTGTCGACGATGACT TGATGTACGGCCCGTACTGGCTGCACCTGAAGGAGGTGTGGGAGAAGAAGGACCACCCCAATCTGCACCTGATCTTCTACGAGGACCTCAAAGCCGACACGATGAAGGAGCTGAAGCGGCTGGACGCGTTCCTGGGGACGGCGCTGACGGAGGAGCAGCTCAAGAGGGTCGAGCACCACACCTCCTTCAAGGTGATGAAGGAGAGGGCCGAGGCCTTGGGCGGAGACAACGAGATGTTCAATGCCGACGTCTTGAAGAATGACGGGGGCTTCTTCCGGAAAG GGCAAGCCGGCGACTGGAAGGGCAAGCTGACCCCTGAACTCGAAGCCAAGGTCGACCAGTACGTCCAGAAGAAGCTCGGTGACCTTCAAATTCCCTTCAAGTTCTCTTAA